Genomic DNA from Candidatus Sulfurimonas marisnigri:
ATTTTTAATAATAAGAAAGTATAATTTGAAAATATTTTACAAGGTACATAAATGATAGAGAGATTTTTTCTAAAAGATTATCTTAGTTTTAAAGAAGTTGAATTAGAATTAAATAGTGGGTTAATTGTTTTTACTGGTCCTAGTGGTAGTGGTAAATCTATTTTAATGAACTCCATTTTAGCTTCTCTTGGTAGTGCTTCTTGTGATGCAACTTTATGTGAGTCGAGTGTCACATGGGACATTAACGGCGAAGAGTTAGGGATAGAGAGTGATGATATAAATGTTTTTAAGCACATAAAAAAAGAGAAATCCAGATACTTTATAAACAACCAAAGTGTTTCAAAAAAATCTATGAGCACTCTGGCTTCAGGGTATCTTAGACATTTATCTTTAAAAGATTTCAGCGATTTTGAAAATGAGAACCTACTCTCTATTTTAGATAGCAGAATTGAGCACAAAGAGCATAAGATTTTTGCTTTAAAAGATGAGTATAGAGCAGCTTATTTAGAGCATAATATTGTTAAGAAAGAACTTTTAACTATAGAAGATGAGCAGAGAAAGATTATTGAACTAAAAGAGTTTGCAGCTTTTGAGATTAAAAAGATAGAAGATATAAACCCGACTCCATCAGAAGACAGTGAACTCTTAGAGATTAAAAAAGGGTTATCTAAAAAAGAGAAAGTATTGAAAAACATCTCGTTGGCTAACTCTATATTTGACTATGAGCACAATGTTTTTTTAGCTTTAGACTCATTAGATATTGAGAGTTCATTTTTTGGTGATAGCATGAATGAACTAAGAGCAATAATGGAGAGTGCAGAAGATAAGTTTAGTGCACTTGATGAAGTTGATGTAGAAGACGTTCTAAACCGTATAGAAGCACTCTCTGAGCTAAAAAGAAGATACGGAAGCATTGAAGATGCCCTAAAGTACAAAGAGCAGAAAATATTAGAGTTGCAAAAGTATGAAAATATAGAGATGACCAAGGGCGATTTAGAGCAAAGAGAAGCTGCCCTTGGCAAGAAGGTAAAAGAGTTAGCGCAGAGACTTAGTGAGCTTCGACATGTAGAGATAAAACTCTTTACAAATGACTTAAACAAATACTTAAAAGAGCTCTATTTAAGAGAGGCGCAAATAGATATAAAAGAGATTGAGTATGATCTCTCTGGAAAAGACGAGATTGTCATAAAGCTAAACTCTACGGAACTTCAAAAAGTAAGTACAGGTGAGTTTAACAGGCTTAGACTTGCTATTTTAGCCCTCAAATCTGAGTTTATGGGTAAAAATGGCGGAATCTTAATGCTTGATGAGATAGATGCAAACCTAAGCGGTGAAGAGTCCATGAGTGTGGCAAAAGTTCTAAAGCAACTCTCAAAACACTTCCAGATATTTGTTATTTCACACCAGCCGCAACTTACATCAATGGGTGACCAGCACTTTTTAATACACAAAAACGGAGATGAATCTCTAGTTAAAAAGCTAGAGCTCCAAGAGAGAGTTGATGAAATAGCCAGAATAATCAGTGGTGACAGAGTTACCGATGAAGCAAAGAGGTTCGCAAAAGAACTTCTACATGTACAAAAGTGAGAGAGTAGAAATGATAATAGATACACATGTACATCTTGATGATGAGAGATATATTGACGATTTAGACAAAGTCTTAAACAGAGCCAGAGAGAGCGGGGTAGAGCGTTTTATAATCCCTGGAGCAGATCCAAAAAACATAGATAGAGCTGTAGAGATTTCTGAAAGTAATGACGATGTGTATTTTGCTGTTGGTGTCCACCCCTATGATATGGACTCATTCGATACTTTGGAGTTTGAAAAATATATTAGCCATAGCAAATGTGTTGCAATTGGCGAGTGCGGTTTGGATTACTTCAGACTTAAGGGGACAGACGAGGAGAAAGAGGCAGAAAAACAGAGACAAAAAAAAGTTTTTATTGCTCAAATTGAGCTAGCAAAAAAGCATAAAAAACCTCTAATAGTACATATACGTGATGCTTCAAGAGAATCTAAAGAGATATTAATAAATTATAATGCTCATGAAGTTGGTGGAGTTTTGCACTGCTACAACGCAGACGAAGAGCTTTTAAGCTTAGCAGATAAAGATTTTTATTTTGGAATAGGTGGTGTTTTGACTTTTAAAAACGCTAAAAAACTTGTTAATGTTTTGCCAAAAATTCCATCTGACAAACTTCTTATAGAGACAGATGGTCCATATTTGACTCCAATGCCTCACCGAGGAGAGAGAAATGAACCACTTTATACAATATTTGTTGCAAAAAAAATCTCTGAACTTTTAGAAATTTCATTAGAAAGCATAGAGAGAACAACCACTGAAAACGCCCTAAAACTCTTTAATATTTCTTAATATTAAAGCTTCTTAACTATTTTTAATATTCTTTTAGATAAAATCTAATCTTTAAATTTAAAATTAGGGTTGTCATGTTGAAATATTTTATACTTATTTTATTACCACTTTTACTGAGTGCTAACCTTACGTTTTCTTCAAACCACAACAAAGAAGTGGCGATTCTTGAGTCTTTTGACATTGAAGCATCGTTTTTATACGATAAAGTTTTAAATAAAATGAAAAAAAATAATGTTTCAATATACAAAGAAAAACATTTTTTTCAAGCAATGAATGAAGCCTACCTGTTTATACCTGCTATAAAAAATATATTAGCAGAGAACAATATTCCTGCTGAATTTCTTTTTCTTGCAATGGCAGAATCAAACTTTTCTACTAGAGCATATTCAAAAAAAAGAGCATCAGGACTATGGCAGTTTATGCCAGCAACAGGCAAGCTATATGGACTTAAGATTGATGAGTACGTTGATGAGAGAAGAGACCTTGTTAAGTCTACAAAAGCTGCAGCGAAATACCTTTCTAGTCTTCATAAAAGGTTTGGCAAATGGTATCTGGCAGCTATAGCTTACAACTGTGGTGGCGGCAGGCTAAGTAAAGCTATTAAAAGAGCTAAAAGTGACGATTTATCAGTTTTACTCAACCCTAAAAAAAAGTATATTCCAAGAGAGAGTAGACTATACATTAGAAAAATTATTGCTTTAGCAATGATGGGAAATGATGAACAATTTTTGCTAAATAGTGAATATGAGCACCTTTTAAACAGAGCAAACGCATACTCAATATCTACAATAAAGGTTCCAAGAGGCGAGTCACTAAAAAGAGTTTCAAAACTAGTAGGAATTCCAATTAATGAGTTAAAAAAATTAAACAGACACCTTAAATATGATTTTGCTCCACCATACATAAATGGATATGACATATATATTCCGTATATTAAACTTTCTGAGTTTAAACAGAAGTATTTTGAAGAAAAAATTCAAAATATATATAGAGTTCATACTGTAAGCAGAGGTGATAATCTTTCAGCAATAGGGAAAAAATATGGCGTGTCATATAAAGTAATTATGGATTTTAATTCTCTTAAAAATAGTAGACTAAAGATAAAACAAAAATTAATTATTCCGATTGACAATAAAACTAGTTTTGCAAACATTAATAGTAAGTTTTATTATATGGTGAAAAAAGGTGATACTCTGGGCTCTATTTCCAAATTTCATAAAATCAGTGTTAAAAATTTAAAGCTTCAAAACAACATCAAGGGTAGTATAATAAGAGCTGGAGAGAGATTAAAACTATATGAATAAGTTATCAATATTTTTTATAATACTACTTCTTGTATTTACATCTGGATGTAGTACTAGGGGAAAAAGAGTATATAAAAGCTCTACAAAAGCCAAGTCATATTCACATAATACAAATGATCACAGTTCAACTATAAACAAAAAAGATTACACTCATCCAACAATGAATCCTTACGTTATTAGAGGTATAAGATATTACCCTACTGTAGTAAGTGTTGGGGATCAGTTTAGTGGAAATGCAAGTTGGTACGGTCCAGACTTTCATGGTAAACTAACTTCAAATGGTGAAATTTACAATATGTACGATATGACAGCAGCTCATAAAACGCTACCTATGAATACAATAGTAAAAGTTACCAATAAAAGAAATGGTCTTAGTACGGTAGTCAGAATTAACGATAGAGGGCCATTTATAGCAACTAGAATTATAGATTTGTCAAATAAAGCAGCTCATAAAATAGAGATGGTTGGAGCTGGAACAGCACCAGTTAGTATTGAAATAATAGGCTTTTATAGCAAAAACAAAAAATACAAAAAAAATATTCCTACAAAACGAGAGCTAGAAAGCTCTCCTAAGCAAAAGTCGCTAGAAGGTTTTGCCTTACAAATTGCTTCTTTTTCAAAAATTGAGGGTGCACTTACTACTCAGCAAAAACATAATAATACCAATGGGTATACAACCGTCATAAAAGATGTGCAGACAGAGAATGGTAGAATGTTTAAAGTTTGGTTAAAAGGCTTTAGAAGCGAAGATGAGGCTAGGGATTATAAATCACTTGGTAATTTTAAAAATTCATTTATAGTAAGAGAGGATTACAATGATAGCTAAAACAAGAACAACTAAAGAGACTGACATAACAATTTCATTAGAATTAAATGGAAATGGAAATAGCAATATAAACACAGGTGTTGGTTTTTTAGACCACATGCTGGAGAGTTTCTCAAAACACTCTTTGATTGATATAAATATTACATGTAAAGGCGACACGCATATTGATGATCACCATAGTGTAGAAGATGTTGGAATTGTTCTAGGTTCGTTATTGGCCGAAGCTATATATCCAGTCAAAAATATGGAAAGATTTGGTTCTGCAAACATTGTTATGGATGAAGCATGTGTATCTTGTGACTTAGACCTTAGCAATAGACCATTCTTAGTGTATGAAGCTGATGTAAGTGGTAAAGTAGGATCATTTGACACTGAACTAGTTGAAGAGTTTTTTAGAGCTTTTGTACTCAATGCAAGAATAAGTGCACACATAGTAATGTTAAGAGGAAGAAACAAGCATCATATAATAGAAGCTTCTTTTAAATCACTAGCCGTTGCAATACGTAGAGCTATGGCTAAAAATGAAAGAGTTGGAATACCCAGCACAAAAGATGTACTATGATTAAACTAATAGTCTTAGATGTTGATGGTTGCTTAACTGATGGAGGAGTTGTATACTCATCTGATGGTAATGAAAGTAAAAAATTCAATATTAAAGATGGACTTGGTATAAGCACTTGGGTTAAAATGGGAAAGCAGGTTGCTATAATAACTGGAAGAAACTCCAAAATAGTAGAGAGACGGGCCAAAGAGCTAGGAGTTCAGCATTTGTACCAAGGTGTTGTAGATAAAGACAGAGTTTTAAAAGAGATTGTTGACTCTTTAGGACTAAAGTTTTATGAAGTTGCTGCTATTGGTGATGATTTAAATGATTTTGGCATGTTGAACCTTGTTGGAAGAAGTTTTACTCCAAAAAATGGTGTTAAAGAGATAAAAGGGATTGTTGATACAGCTTTAACCTCTAAAGGAGGCGATGGTGCTGTAAGAGAGATGATAGATACTATAGTGGAAGAAGATGATTTAAAAGATCAATTTTTAGCTGTTTGGATTTAATATGAATCTGAATATTTTTTTTATTATAGTCTCTGCTGGATTATTAATGATATATTTTCTTTTTAAGCCACTTAGCATTAAGGAGCAAAAATTTACGGATGTCCCTCTGTTTAATATATTTTCGTTTACAATGTATGAATTAAACAATAAAGGTTTAATAACTCTAATGAGTGGAACAGAAGCAACTAGATATACAAACAGGTATGTCGTAAATCTAATAGACTACACGGATAACTCTAAAAACTATATAGCTAATATGAAAGCAAATAGCGGTATATATAAAAATGAGATTGTTACCTTAGAAGGTGATGTTGTTTATTACAGAGAAGATGGTTTAACTTTTGAAACACAAAAAGCAGTCTACAATAAAAAGACAAGTATTACCAATGCGGATGGGAAATATTTACTCTATCAAAATTCTGACAGAGTTATTGGAACACAACTTAAATATAATAATCTTTTAGAGCAAGTTAGTTCAAAAGATGTTGTAGCAAAATATCAACTAAAAGAGGAACATAAATGAAACAAATATTAATTTTAACAATTTTATTGGCATTAACGCTTTCATCAGAAGAATTGCAGGTAAAAGCAAAACTTTTTAATGCTGATCAAAAAACAGGAATATCTGTGTTTGAGGGTGATGTAAATGTTATAAAGGGGAGTGATGAGCTAAATGCTTCGAAAGTTACTATTTATACAGATGAGCAACAACAGCCTACAAAGTTTATAGCTGAGGGAAATGCTTCATTTAGCATAAAAACACTTGATGGTGCTTCGTACAAAGGCAAAGCACAAAAAGTTATATTTTTCCCACAAAAAAAAGAGTATCACTTCTACAAAGATGTTTATTTAATGCAGGTAAATGAAAAAAAAGAGATAATAGGGGAAGAAGTGGTTTTAAAAACAATAGAAGGCAAAGCCTATGCTAAAGGGGCTGAGAAAGAGCCTGTGATTATGATATTTAATATTCCAGAAAAAGAAGAGAAAAAGAATGATTGAAATAGTTGATGCAAAGTTTGTAACCTCTGCTGCAAATATAATGGGTGCTCCGGAAACAATTGAACAAGATGAAGTTGTTTTTATGGCTCGCTCTAATGTTGGTAAAAGTTCACTTTTAAATGCCCTCACAAATCACAAAGGCTTAGCTAAAGTCTCTTCTACTCCAGGTAAGACAAGATTGATTAACTATTTTGATGTTACTTTCATAAATAGGGAAAATTCTGAAAAATCTTTAGCAAAATTTGTAGATTTACCTGGTTTTGGATATGCAAAAGTTTCAAAATCAATAAAAAGCGATTGGGAAAAAAACTTAACAGACTATATTTCTAAAAGAGAGCAGATAAAACTTTTTATTCATCTGGTAGATTGTAGACACCCTTTTTTAGATATTGATAAATCAGTTAGCAACTTTTTACTTGAACATTCTAATGAAACTCAACATATTATGCAGGTTTTCACAAAGATTGATAAGCTAAATCAAAAAGAGCAAAATGCACTTAGACGCGATTTTCCAGAAGCCGTAATGGTTTCAAGCTCAAAAAAAAGAGGATTAGAAAAAGTAGTTAAAATTATATATGATATTTTAAAAGAAGATATAAATGAAGATTGAGCTTATAAAGGCAAGGCTTAGCGATATAGAAAATATGCAAAGACTTGTTTCCCCTGAAGTAGAATCTGGAGTTATACTTATTAGAAGCTCTGATGAGATAGCTACAAATATAAGATCATATATACTCGCAAAAGAAGATGATGGTGAGATTGTAGGCTTTTGTGCTCTTCATATTCACGCTTCTTCATTGGCAGAGATTAGATCATTAATAGTAAAAGAAAATAAAAGAGACAAAGGGATTGGTGAAAGTCTAGTGTTAAAAGCATTGGATGAAGCTAAAGCTCTTGGTCTGCAAAAAGTTCTTAGTTTAACCTATAAGCAATCATTTTTTGAAAAGCTTGGGTTTGTAGAAATTCCTAAAGAGTCTATTCCAGAACATAAAATCTGGGCTGATTGTATTAAATGTAAACACTTTCCTGTATGCAACGAAGTATCTCTGATAAAAACTCTATAGCAAAATACCTATATGCTGTAGGGTTTGTTATATATAGTGCACTGAGTGGTATATACCTGTTTCTTCCACCTCTTTTTGCAATTTTATATATTTACTTTGCTAAAGCACTTAAACAAGAAGACAGCATTGGTATAATACTAGTATCATTCTGTTTGGTGATTTTTGAAGCAGAAAATGGATATGTCCTTTTTAGTTCAATTATTTATTTTACTATTATATATAAATATATAATGCCAAGAATAGGTAAAAACTTTGGTTGTTACTCATGTATTAAAATATCAACAGTATTAATTGTGTATCTTGGTTTTTATGCCTTTAGTCTACTTTTATCAAATGTTTTTTTATTACCTGTACCAAGTATAAATTACTATGTAATATATTACATAGTAATTGAATTCTTTATAGTGAGTATATTGTGAAAATTAAATTTATTCTTTTTATATTTGCATCGGTTTGGCTAACTCTTATTCTAAGAGTTTTCTTTCTCTCAGTGGAATCAAATACCTATTATAAGCAGCTTTCACACAATAATACTATTAAAATAGAAGAGATTGCTCCCGTTAGGGGAGAAATAGTAGATATAAATAACAGAGCAATTGCAATTAATAAGCTCGGTTTTAAAATACAACTGTCTCCACATCTTAGATCAAAGAAAAAGATTAATCAATTTAACAATGAAATAGACATATTAACAAAATTATTACCTAGTCTAGATAGAAAAAAAATTATAAAAAATTATAAAAAGGTTGACTCATATTACAATCATAACTATATTGACATAGTTCAATTTGTATCTTATGAAGAGATAATGCCTGTTTATTCAATACTAAATTTAAGAGAAAATATAAATATAATACCATCTCCTAAAAGATACTATCCATACAAAGAGATTGCGTCACATCTGCTTGGTTATGTTTCTCGCGCAAATAAGAGAGATATCAAAGACGATAATCTGATAGAGCTTATCGGATACACTGGTAAAACAGGTATTGAAAATCATTATAACACCTATCTGCAGGGACTGGCAGGCAAAAGAGAAATTAAGGTAAATGCTAATAACCAAGAGGTTGAAGAGCTTTCAAACAAAGAGGCTGTTGAAGATAGAAAAGTAATACTAAATATAGATATTGAGCTACAAAAATATATATCATCTCTTTTTGTAAATAAATCTGGTGCAGTAATTGTTATGGGCGTAGACGGAGCAATACTATCTGCAAGCAGTTTTCCTGAGTATGATTTGAATACATTTGTAAATGGAGTCTCTACTAATATGTGGAACAAGCTTTCAAACTCTATTGAAAAGCCATTTACAAACAAGTTAATACATGGTCTTTACCCTCCAGGATCGACTATTAAAACTGGATTAGGTCTAATATATACAACAACGGATGTTAGCCCTTACTGGGGTGTAGATTGTATTTCATCTATGCCTCTTGGTAAAAGAATATTTAGATGCTGGAAAAAAGATGGACACAGAAAAACAGACCTTAAAAAAGCCATAAGAGAGAGTTGTGATGACTATTTCTACAAAGGAAGTATTCAGGTCGGCATTAAAAAAATGAGTGAGGGACTAAACAGATATGGGCTTGGCAAAAAAACAGGGGTTGATTTACCAAATGAATTTATTGGTACTGTTCCATCACGTGAGTGGAAAAGAAAGAAATACAATCAACCATGGTACATTGGTGAAACTGTAAATACATCAATTGGACAAGGAGATTTTCTAGTTACACCTATGCAGATGGCTCAATTTACTGCTTTGATGGCAACTTCAAAACTTCCGCGACCATACATTGCAAAAAAAGTTGGCGACAAAAAACTTAAGCCTTATTTAGAAGATGTACTTACAGAAAAAGAATTAAAAAGACTGCCAATAATTCAAAAGGCTATGCATGAAGTTTGTAACTACCCTACAGGTACTGCCACAAACTACTTAAGCTCGAAAGTGACTATTGCGGGAAAAACAGGGACTGCACAGGTTGTAGGTATCTTGCAAGACATTGATAAAAGAGAGCTTGAACATGAAATGGAATACTATTCCCGTTCTCATGCTTGGTTTACATCTTATGGACCATCTAAAAACCCTCAGTATGTTGTCTTAGTAATGGTTGAACATGGTGGACATGGTGGTGCAGCAGCTGGTAAAATAGTTTCAAATATATATAATAAGCTTTTAGAATTGAAATACATTAAAAAGTAGTTTTTAGCAATATTACATGTAATGTTATTTACATAGAATTTTGTATAAAAAGAGCCAATATCGCAAGCAAAAATATTGCTCCAGCTTTATTATAAAGTTTATTTGCCAAGATAAACACAAGTGTTAAAGAAGCTGCAGCCATAATAAATATATCAAACTTAGTAGAAACTAAATCAATAATCAATGGATTAATTAACGAAGCTCCTCCTATAACCATAGAAAAGTTTGCTACATTTGAGCCTATTATATTTCCTATGCTCATCTCCGCATTACCTTTTTTTATGGCAACTAAAGATACTACTAGTTCAGGAAGGGATGTTCCTAAAGCTATTAGAAAAATTCCTATAATCCATTCGCTGATACCAAAATCTCTTGCTATGTTAGTTCCACTCTCAATAACGAAGTTTGCACCACCTATAGTAAGAATAAAACCAATAGTTAGCAAAACTATTGTTTTATTCCAGTTAAACCCCTCTTTAGTTAATTCTTCATCTATTCCGCCCTCTAAATCTTCTTTAGAGTCATTAAACAAGAAGATAAGATAAGAAACCATTACTAAAAGATATAAGAAGCCATCAAATCTACTGATTATGCCGTCTTGAATCATTATAAAAAACAGAACTACTGGAATAATCACCCAAGCACTGTCTTGAGCAAATAAGTTTCTTTTTGGAGACATTTTTTTTGTTATTAAAAACACTAAACCAAGGACCAGTGTGATATTAAAGATAACACTTCCGACTACATTGGCAACAGC
This window encodes:
- a CDS encoding septal ring lytic transglycosylase RlpA family protein, with product MNKLSIFFIILLLVFTSGCSTRGKRVYKSSTKAKSYSHNTNDHSSTINKKDYTHPTMNPYVIRGIRYYPTVVSVGDQFSGNASWYGPDFHGKLTSNGEIYNMYDMTAAHKTLPMNTIVKVTNKRNGLSTVVRINDRGPFIATRIIDLSNKAAHKIEMVGAGTAPVSIEIIGFYSKNKKYKKNIPTKRELESSPKQKSLEGFALQIASFSKIEGALTTQQKHNNTNGYTTVIKDVQTENGRMFKVWLKGFRSEDEARDYKSLGNFKNSFIVREDYNDS
- a CDS encoding lytic transglycosylase domain-containing protein; translated protein: MLKYFILILLPLLLSANLTFSSNHNKEVAILESFDIEASFLYDKVLNKMKKNNVSIYKEKHFFQAMNEAYLFIPAIKNILAENNIPAEFLFLAMAESNFSTRAYSKKRASGLWQFMPATGKLYGLKIDEYVDERRDLVKSTKAAAKYLSSLHKRFGKWYLAAIAYNCGGGRLSKAIKRAKSDDLSVLLNPKKKYIPRESRLYIRKIIALAMMGNDEQFLLNSEYEHLLNRANAYSISTIKVPRGESLKRVSKLVGIPINELKKLNRHLKYDFAPPYINGYDIYIPYIKLSEFKQKYFEEKIQNIYRVHTVSRGDNLSAIGKKYGVSYKVIMDFNSLKNSRLKIKQKLIIPIDNKTSFANINSKFYYMVKKGDTLGSISKFHKISVKNLKLQNNIKGSIIRAGERLKLYE
- a CDS encoding KdsC family phosphatase; the encoded protein is MIKLIVLDVDGCLTDGGVVYSSDGNESKKFNIKDGLGISTWVKMGKQVAIITGRNSKIVERRAKELGVQHLYQGVVDKDRVLKEIVDSLGLKFYEVAAIGDDLNDFGMLNLVGRSFTPKNGVKEIKGIVDTALTSKGGDGAVREMIDTIVEEDDLKDQFLAVWI
- the lptC gene encoding LPS export ABC transporter periplasmic protein LptC, which translates into the protein MNLNIFFIIVSAGLLMIYFLFKPLSIKEQKFTDVPLFNIFSFTMYELNNKGLITLMSGTEATRYTNRYVVNLIDYTDNSKNYIANMKANSGIYKNEIVTLEGDVVYYREDGLTFETQKAVYNKKTSITNADGKYLLYQNSDRVIGTQLKYNNLLEQVSSKDVVAKYQLKEEHK
- the hisB gene encoding imidazoleglycerol-phosphate dehydratase HisB: MIAKTRTTKETDITISLELNGNGNSNINTGVGFLDHMLESFSKHSLIDINITCKGDTHIDDHHSVEDVGIVLGSLLAEAIYPVKNMERFGSANIVMDEACVSCDLDLSNRPFLVYEADVSGKVGSFDTELVEEFFRAFVLNARISAHIVMLRGRNKHHIIEASFKSLAVAIRRAMAKNERVGIPSTKDVL
- the yihA gene encoding ribosome biogenesis GTP-binding protein YihA/YsxC, which gives rise to MIEIVDAKFVTSAANIMGAPETIEQDEVVFMARSNVGKSSLLNALTNHKGLAKVSSTPGKTRLINYFDVTFINRENSEKSLAKFVDLPGFGYAKVSKSIKSDWEKNLTDYISKREQIKLFIHLVDCRHPFLDIDKSVSNFLLEHSNETQHIMQVFTKIDKLNQKEQNALRRDFPEAVMVSSSKKRGLEKVVKIIYDILKEDINED
- a CDS encoding calcium/sodium antiporter is translated as MDFIIFIAAMSALIYGADFIIKESERIALHFNISHFVIGATLIAFGTSLPEMAASMMASSAGKSDMAVANVVGSVIFNITLVLGLVFLITKKMSPKRNLFAQDSAWVIIPVVLFFIMIQDGIISRFDGFLYLLVMVSYLIFLFNDSKEDLEGGIDEELTKEGFNWNKTIVLLTIGFILTIGGANFVIESGTNIARDFGISEWIIGIFLIALGTSLPELVVSLVAIKKGNAEMSIGNIIGSNVANFSMVIGGASLINPLIIDLVSTKFDIFIMAAASLTLVFILANKLYNKAGAIFLLAILALFIQNSM
- a CDS encoding N-acetyltransferase yields the protein MKIELIKARLSDIENMQRLVSPEVESGVILIRSSDEIATNIRSYILAKEDDGEIVGFCALHIHASSLAEIRSLIVKENKRDKGIGESLVLKALDEAKALGLQKVLSLTYKQSFFEKLGFVEIPKESIPEHKIWADCIKCKHFPVCNEVSLIKTL
- a CDS encoding AAA family ATPase, which produces MIERFFLKDYLSFKEVELELNSGLIVFTGPSGSGKSILMNSILASLGSASCDATLCESSVTWDINGEELGIESDDINVFKHIKKEKSRYFINNQSVSKKSMSTLASGYLRHLSLKDFSDFENENLLSILDSRIEHKEHKIFALKDEYRAAYLEHNIVKKELLTIEDEQRKIIELKEFAAFEIKKIEDINPTPSEDSELLEIKKGLSKKEKVLKNISLANSIFDYEHNVFLALDSLDIESSFFGDSMNELRAIMESAEDKFSALDEVDVEDVLNRIEALSELKRRYGSIEDALKYKEQKILELQKYENIEMTKGDLEQREAALGKKVKELAQRLSELRHVEIKLFTNDLNKYLKELYLREAQIDIKEIEYDLSGKDEIVIKLNSTELQKVSTGEFNRLRLAILALKSEFMGKNGGILMLDEIDANLSGEESMSVAKVLKQLSKHFQIFVISHQPQLTSMGDQHFLIHKNGDESLVKKLELQERVDEIARIISGDRVTDEAKRFAKELLHVQK
- the lptA gene encoding lipopolysaccharide transport periplasmic protein LptA; translated protein: MKQILILTILLALTLSSEELQVKAKLFNADQKTGISVFEGDVNVIKGSDELNASKVTIYTDEQQQPTKFIAEGNASFSIKTLDGASYKGKAQKVIFFPQKKEYHFYKDVYLMQVNEKKEIIGEEVVLKTIEGKAYAKGAEKEPVIMIFNIPEKEEKKND
- the mrdA gene encoding penicillin-binding protein 2 — encoded protein: MKIKFILFIFASVWLTLILRVFFLSVESNTYYKQLSHNNTIKIEEIAPVRGEIVDINNRAIAINKLGFKIQLSPHLRSKKKINQFNNEIDILTKLLPSLDRKKIIKNYKKVDSYYNHNYIDIVQFVSYEEIMPVYSILNLRENINIIPSPKRYYPYKEIASHLLGYVSRANKRDIKDDNLIELIGYTGKTGIENHYNTYLQGLAGKREIKVNANNQEVEELSNKEAVEDRKVILNIDIELQKYISSLFVNKSGAVIVMGVDGAILSASSFPEYDLNTFVNGVSTNMWNKLSNSIEKPFTNKLIHGLYPPGSTIKTGLGLIYTTTDVSPYWGVDCISSMPLGKRIFRCWKKDGHRKTDLKKAIRESCDDYFYKGSIQVGIKKMSEGLNRYGLGKKTGVDLPNEFIGTVPSREWKRKKYNQPWYIGETVNTSIGQGDFLVTPMQMAQFTALMATSKLPRPYIAKKVGDKKLKPYLEDVLTEKELKRLPIIQKAMHEVCNYPTGTATNYLSSKVTIAGKTGTAQVVGILQDIDKRELEHEMEYYSRSHAWFTSYGPSKNPQYVVLVMVEHGGHGGAAAGKIVSNIYNKLLELKYIKK
- a CDS encoding TatD family hydrolase: MIIDTHVHLDDERYIDDLDKVLNRARESGVERFIIPGADPKNIDRAVEISESNDDVYFAVGVHPYDMDSFDTLEFEKYISHSKCVAIGECGLDYFRLKGTDEEKEAEKQRQKKVFIAQIELAKKHKKPLIVHIRDASRESKEILINYNAHEVGGVLHCYNADEELLSLADKDFYFGIGGVLTFKNAKKLVNVLPKIPSDKLLIETDGPYLTPMPHRGERNEPLYTIFVAKKISELLEISLESIERTTTENALKLFNIS